The following proteins come from a genomic window of Dongia rigui:
- a CDS encoding adenylate/guanylate cyclase domain-containing protein, producing MARVSDNQALRFPIWLVLAATFGGLAALAVALVAIAINIRAYDNTYDLLNLFADREITNLEKALRSELDPALEQVRYLSDLIATGRVTAGDNQRIADLLMGSLAASPQLTAVTFIREDLTVITAARQLEGRLYASQVMSGVATPRFRMALNRGSVASEPIWDQPIFLPQLEKPVMSALAPARYKRKVVGVFAAVVSLPAISENLKDRAGPQATPFVIGTNGAVFSHRELFTGDFHLSEKRPLPRFNEINDPVLAQYDPSKAVRVTPPERSSFQEQEVRVGDSKFFLIFKEIPNLLNQPLTVGVYFRSTLVEGVIDQLLRTLYWAGIVIVIAIVLAMALGRRIGHPIRELADATRHLAELDFAGAASLTRSRFREIDIANNAYNSMRNGLGWFSTYVPGSLVPHLMRPEGSAMLASREVPVTVMFTDIIGFSGIAQRLSPRRLAAFLNRHFTLLGSHIVAEGGSIDKYIGDSIMAFWGAPEAQEDHALRAVHAAQRIAARLDADNARRARKGLAPVRIRIGIHSGTVIAGNIGAPGRINYTLVGDAVNIAQRLEQFGKQVDDGKRSALISISADTAKLLTPETQLTALGHEVLPGRRDETEIYRLG from the coding sequence ATGGCGCGTGTGTCAGATAACCAGGCCCTCAGATTCCCGATCTGGCTTGTCCTCGCCGCGACGTTCGGCGGGCTGGCGGCGCTCGCTGTGGCGTTGGTGGCGATCGCCATCAATATCCGCGCCTACGACAACACCTACGACTTGCTCAATCTCTTCGCCGACCGCGAGATCACCAATCTCGAAAAAGCATTGCGTTCGGAACTCGATCCGGCCCTGGAACAAGTGCGCTACCTCTCCGACCTCATTGCGACCGGTCGGGTGACGGCCGGCGACAACCAGCGCATCGCCGATCTGCTGATGGGGTCGCTCGCCGCGTCGCCGCAGCTCACCGCCGTCACCTTCATTCGCGAGGACCTCACGGTCATAACCGCCGCGCGCCAACTCGAAGGACGTCTTTATGCCAGCCAGGTGATGAGCGGGGTGGCAACACCGCGCTTCCGCATGGCCCTCAATCGCGGTTCTGTGGCCAGCGAGCCGATTTGGGACCAACCGATATTTCTGCCCCAACTGGAAAAGCCGGTCATGTCGGCCCTGGCCCCGGCGCGCTACAAGCGCAAAGTGGTCGGTGTCTTCGCTGCCGTGGTGTCGCTCCCCGCGATATCCGAGAATCTCAAGGACCGCGCGGGCCCGCAGGCCACACCCTTCGTGATCGGTACGAATGGCGCCGTCTTTTCGCACCGCGAACTGTTCACCGGCGATTTTCACCTCAGCGAGAAACGTCCCCTGCCGCGGTTCAACGAGATCAACGACCCGGTCCTTGCCCAATACGACCCGAGCAAGGCCGTCAGGGTGACCCCGCCCGAACGCTCGTCCTTCCAGGAGCAGGAAGTCCGGGTCGGTGACAGCAAATTTTTTCTCATCTTCAAGGAAATACCGAACCTTCTCAACCAGCCGCTCACCGTCGGCGTCTATTTCCGCTCGACGCTGGTGGAAGGCGTCATCGACCAGCTGCTGCGCACGCTTTACTGGGCGGGCATCGTCATCGTCATCGCCATTGTCCTGGCGATGGCGCTGGGTCGGCGCATCGGCCATCCCATTCGCGAACTCGCCGACGCGACACGGCACCTCGCCGAACTGGATTTCGCCGGTGCCGCATCGCTGACACGCAGCCGCTTCCGTGAGATCGACATTGCCAACAACGCCTATAACAGCATGCGCAACGGATTGGGCTGGTTCTCGACCTATGTGCCGGGTTCGCTGGTGCCGCATCTGATGAGGCCAGAAGGCAGCGCCATGCTGGCCTCGCGTGAGGTGCCGGTTACCGTGATGTTCACCGATATCATCGGCTTTTCCGGCATCGCGCAGCGTTTGAGCCCGCGCCGCCTGGCTGCGTTCTTGAACCGGCACTTCACTCTGCTCGGCAGCCATATCGTGGCCGAGGGCGGCTCGATCGACAAATATATCGGCGATTCCATCATGGCGTTCTGGGGCGCCCCGGAAGCGCAGGAAGATCACGCGCTGCGGGCGGTCCATGCCGCCCAGCGCATCGCGGCGCGCCTCGATGCCGACAACGCCCGGCGCGCGCGCAAAGGCCTCGCACCGGTCCGCATCCGCATCGGCATCCACAGCGGCACGGTCATCGCCGGCAATATCGGTGCCCCCGGCCGCATCAACTACACGCTGGTCGGCGATGCGGTGAACATCGCCCAGCGCCTCGAACAATTCGGCAAGCAGGTCGATGACGGCAAGCGCTCGGCCCTCATCAGCATCAGCGCCGACACGGCCAAATTACTGACGCCCGAGACGCAACTGACCGCCCTCGGTCACGAAGTCCTCCCCGGCCGCCGCGACGAGACCGAGATCTACCGGCTGGGCTAG
- the hemF gene encoding oxygen-dependent coproporphyrinogen oxidase gives MIPYSTPATFPSDYQEQARRWFQTLRDDICTSFEALEDAFSSHPNLPAGKQAGRFERNIWEREGGGGGTMSVMKGRLFEKVGVNISTVFGQFSPEFRQQIPGTGDTGEFWASGISLVAHMRSPHVPAVHMNTRLIVTSKAWFGGGADLTPMFPENHGGDATLFHGALQRACDATDASYYPRFKKWCDEYFFLPHRNEPRGLGGIFYDQLNTGDWGRDFAFTQDVGKAFRDIYPEIVRRNMAQSWTPEERQQQLVRRGRYVEFNLLYDRGTTFGLKTGGNTEAILMSLPPEVAWP, from the coding sequence ATGATCCCCTACAGCACGCCAGCGACCTTCCCCAGCGATTATCAGGAGCAGGCACGCCGCTGGTTCCAGACCCTGCGCGACGACATCTGCACCAGTTTCGAAGCCTTGGAGGACGCGTTCTCGTCGCATCCCAATCTGCCGGCGGGCAAACAGGCCGGGCGCTTCGAGCGCAATATCTGGGAACGCGAGGGTGGTGGCGGCGGCACGATGTCGGTGATGAAGGGGCGCCTCTTCGAGAAGGTGGGCGTCAACATCTCGACCGTGTTCGGCCAGTTCTCGCCGGAATTCCGCCAGCAGATTCCAGGTACCGGCGATACCGGCGAATTCTGGGCGAGCGGCATCAGCCTGGTGGCGCATATGCGCTCGCCCCATGTGCCGGCGGTCCATATGAACACGCGCCTCATCGTGACGTCGAAAGCCTGGTTCGGCGGTGGCGCCGATCTCACGCCGATGTTCCCGGAGAATCACGGGGGCGACGCGACCCTTTTCCACGGCGCCCTGCAGCGCGCCTGCGATGCCACCGATGCCAGCTATTATCCGCGCTTCAAGAAATGGTGCGACGAGTACTTCTTCCTGCCGCATCGGAACGAACCCAGGGGATTGGGCGGCATTTTCTATGACCAGCTCAATACCGGCGATTGGGGCCGCGATTTCGCCTTCACGCAGGACGTGGGCAAGGCCTTCCGCGATATCTATCCCGAGATCGTGCGGCGGAACATGGCGCAGAGCTGGACGCCGGAAGAGCGGCAACAGCAGTTGGTGCGCCGTGGCCGCTATGTGGAATTCAACTTGCTCTATGACCGCGGCACGACATTCGGCCTGAAGACCGGCGGCAACACCGAAGCGATCCTGATGTCGCTGCCGCCGGAAGTGGCCTGGCCTTAA
- a CDS encoding tRNA (cytidine(34)-2'-O)-methyltransferase yields the protein MRLVLFEPDIPQNTGTLLRLCACWNLSVDVIFPCGFIFDDRRMKRAGMDYLESVDLLRHNSWAAYQLWRQENAACAGRLLLLSTKAAEPYHTFSFRAQDSIMVGRESSGVPDAVHEAADHRLVIPLRAGMRSLNVAVAAAVVAAEALRQTGFSSLS from the coding sequence ATGCGTTTGGTCCTATTTGAGCCGGACATTCCGCAGAATACCGGCACGCTTTTGCGCCTCTGCGCCTGCTGGAACCTCAGTGTCGACGTGATTTTCCCCTGCGGCTTCATTTTCGACGACCGCCGCATGAAGCGCGCTGGGATGGATTACCTAGAGTCGGTCGATCTGTTGCGCCACAATTCCTGGGCCGCCTACCAGCTGTGGCGCCAGGAAAATGCGGCCTGCGCCGGGCGACTGCTGCTGCTCTCGACCAAGGCGGCCGAGCCCTATCACACCTTCAGCTTCCGCGCGCAGGACAGCATCATGGTCGGGCGCGAATCGAGTGGCGTGCCCGATGCGGTGCATGAAGCGGCCGATCATCGCCTGGTCATTCCGTTGCGCGCTGGCATGAGATCGCTCAATGTCGCCGTCGCCGCCGCGGTGGTGGCCGCCGAAGCCCTTCGCCAAACCGGATTTTCGAGTCTTTCATGA
- the petA gene encoding ubiquinol-cytochrome c reductase iron-sulfur subunit produces MADHAQSPNGGHATEGTRRDFLFLTAASVTAFGAASAVWPFVSSMNPSKDVLALSSIEVDVGQVAEGQAITVKWRGKPVFIRHRTAAEIEQAKKDDSVEMKDPQPDEKRAIKPEYLVLVGVCTHLGCVPLGQKDSEPKGEFGGWYCPCHGSQYDTSGRIRKGPAPLNLEVPTYQYAGDTVVKIG; encoded by the coding sequence ATGGCGGATCACGCGCAATCGCCCAATGGGGGGCATGCCACGGAAGGCACGCGGCGCGACTTTCTCTTTTTGACCGCAGCATCGGTGACCGCCTTTGGCGCGGCCTCCGCGGTGTGGCCGTTCGTGAGCTCCATGAACCCGTCGAAGGACGTGTTGGCGCTCTCCTCCATCGAGGTCGATGTCGGCCAGGTGGCCGAAGGTCAGGCGATCACGGTGAAGTGGCGTGGCAAGCCGGTCTTCATCCGCCATCGCACGGCGGCCGAGATCGAGCAGGCCAAGAAGGACGACTCGGTCGAGATGAAGGATCCGCAGCCCGACGAGAAGCGGGCCATCAAGCCGGAATACCTCGTCCTGGTCGGCGTCTGCACCCATCTCGGCTGCGTGCCGCTGGGGCAGAAGGATTCCGAGCCGAAGGGTGAGTTCGGCGGCTGGTACTGCCCCTGCCACGGTTCGCAATACGATACCTCAGGCCGTATCCGCAAAGGCCCGGCGCCGCTCAATCTGGAGGTTCCGACCTACCAGTATGCCGGCGATACCGTCGTGAAGATCGGTTAA
- a CDS encoding cytochrome b has product MSANFKNPVIRWIDHRLPVFTFLHHEANEYPTPKNLSYWWNFGSLAGFMLVVMMASGIFLAMQYTPHVDMAFNSVERIMRDVNYGWLIRYIHMNGASMFFVVVYVHMFRGLYFGSYKAPRELLWQIGVVILLLMMATAFMGYVLPWGQMSFWGATVITNLFSALPVVGKHIVTLLWGGFSVDNPTLNRFFALHYLLPFVLLGVVVLHVVALHRFGSNNPIGIDTKGPQDSIPFHPYYTVKDLFGLGVFMIFYSYWVFYAPVTLGDPVNFVPANPLSTPEHIVPEWYFLPFYAILRSIPDKLLGVIAMFASILVLLVLPWLDRSPVRSGRYRPVFKWFFWMLAFDCAILTICGKNPPDWLWSPLSFSIAPDTGQFGISIIAMGQLATTYYFGYFLVILPLLSIFEKALPVPLSISRPVLGGGGSHAAIASAPAKTMEKL; this is encoded by the coding sequence ATGAGCGCCAATTTCAAGAACCCGGTCATCCGCTGGATCGACCATCGCCTGCCGGTCTTCACCTTCCTGCACCACGAAGCCAACGAATATCCGACCCCGAAGAACCTCAGCTACTGGTGGAACTTCGGCAGCCTCGCCGGATTCATGCTGGTCGTCATGATGGCCTCGGGCATTTTCCTCGCCATGCAGTACACGCCGCATGTCGACATGGCCTTCAATTCGGTCGAGCGCATCATGCGCGACGTGAATTACGGCTGGCTGATCCGCTACATCCACATGAACGGCGCGTCGATGTTTTTCGTCGTCGTCTATGTGCACATGTTCCGCGGCCTCTATTTCGGATCCTACAAGGCGCCGCGCGAATTGCTGTGGCAGATTGGTGTCGTCATCCTGCTCTTGATGATGGCGACCGCCTTCATGGGCTACGTGCTGCCCTGGGGCCAGATGAGCTTCTGGGGTGCCACCGTCATCACCAACTTGTTCTCGGCGCTGCCTGTCGTCGGCAAGCATATCGTGACGCTGCTCTGGGGTGGTTTCTCGGTCGATAACCCGACCCTCAACCGCTTCTTTGCCCTCCATTACCTGCTGCCCTTCGTGCTGCTGGGCGTGGTGGTGCTGCACGTTGTGGCGCTGCATCGCTTCGGCTCCAACAACCCGATCGGCATCGACACCAAGGGCCCGCAGGACAGCATCCCCTTCCACCCCTATTACACGGTGAAGGATCTGTTCGGCCTCGGCGTCTTCATGATCTTCTATTCGTACTGGGTCTTCTACGCCCCGGTGACGCTGGGCGATCCGGTGAACTTCGTGCCCGCCAACCCGCTCTCGACGCCGGAACACATCGTCCCCGAATGGTACTTCCTGCCGTTCTACGCGATCCTGCGCTCGATTCCGGACAAGCTCCTCGGCGTCATCGCGATGTTCGCCTCGATCCTGGTGCTCCTCGTTCTCCCCTGGCTCGACCGCTCGCCGGTCCGCTCGGGTCGCTATCGTCCGGTGTTCAAGTGGTTCTTCTGGATGCTGGCGTTCGATTGCGCGATCCTCACCATCTGCGGCAAGAATCCGCCGGATTGGCTCTGGTCGCCGCTGTCGTTCTCGATCGCGCCGGATACCGGCCAGTTCGGCATCAGCATCATCGCCATGGGTCAGCTCGCCACCACCTACTACTTCGGCTACTTCCTGGTGATCCTGCCGCTCCTCTCGATCTTCGAGAAGGCGCTGCCGGTTCCGCTTTCGATTTCCCGCCCGGTGCTGGGTGGCGGCGGCTCGCATGCTGCCATCGCCTCGGCCCCAGCCAAGACGATGGAGAAGCTCTGA
- a CDS encoding cytochrome c1: MGVGQFILRLATVAVAGVAVLFVAAAPKHGVHVEKEEWSFQGFFGKFDQAQLHRGFQVYKEVCSACHSMNLLSYRNLQEIGFSEAQVKEIAASVTVMDGPNDAGEMFERPGKPSDHFHAPFPNEQAARASNNGALPPDFSLIARSRAGAGFGAYEGADYIHGVLVGYREPTAEEKAKMPEGMYFNEGFNGHHIAMPPPLSDGAVTYEDGTQATLDQMSRDVAVFLTWAGEPNYENRIRTGLKAMLFLVAFTLIAYAAKRKIWANIH, encoded by the coding sequence ATGGGCGTCGGTCAATTCATCCTCAGACTCGCCACCGTTGCCGTCGCTGGTGTCGCCGTCCTCTTCGTCGCCGCTGCACCCAAGCATGGGGTGCATGTGGAAAAGGAAGAATGGTCGTTCCAGGGCTTCTTCGGGAAGTTCGACCAGGCCCAGCTCCATCGCGGCTTCCAGGTCTATAAGGAAGTCTGCTCGGCCTGCCATTCGATGAACCTGCTCTCCTATCGCAATCTGCAGGAGATCGGCTTCTCCGAAGCGCAGGTGAAGGAAATCGCCGCCAGCGTCACCGTCATGGACGGCCCGAACGATGCCGGCGAGATGTTCGAGCGCCCGGGCAAGCCGTCCGACCACTTCCACGCGCCGTTCCCCAATGAACAGGCAGCGCGTGCCTCGAACAACGGTGCTCTGCCGCCGGACTTCTCGCTCATCGCCCGCAGCCGTGCCGGTGCCGGTTTCGGTGCCTATGAAGGTGCCGACTACATCCACGGTGTCCTCGTCGGCTATCGCGAGCCGACAGCCGAAGAAAAGGCCAAGATGCCGGAAGGCATGTATTTCAACGAAGGCTTCAACGGCCATCACATCGCCATGCCGCCGCCCCTCTCGGATGGCGCCGTGACGTATGAGGACGGGACCCAGGCCACGCTCGACCAGATGTCGCGCGACGTCGCTGTGTTCCTCACCTGGGCCGGCGAGCCGAACTACGAGAACCGCATTCGCACGGGTTTGAAGGCGATGCTGTTCCTCGTTGCCTTCACGCTCATCGCTTATGCTGCCAAGCGGAAGATCTGGGCCAACATCCACTGA
- a CDS encoding VOC family protein, whose amino-acid sequence MPVPTPAAPFNAGTHAVTGIDHVIVGVRDLEAAAARWTKLGFHLTPRGRHIGWGTGNYCIMFAGDYIELLGIIDPQQFTNNLEQFVKTREGLLGLAFAGRDEAECARELRAANLPFEGPKVLKRELELPEGTVLPEFGLIMLPPAVTPGLSAFVTVHKTPELLRQPEWLRHANRATGLVSMTVVVDDPVDTAFGWLPVFGPNRISTANLVTVIDTGHGAIRFTTKAGLAQLYPALVPLPEYPTPWIAALKISVADKARCRDHLHFANILAFKTGKGCIVPPEEANGVIIEFVQE is encoded by the coding sequence TTGCCAGTCCCGACGCCCGCTGCGCCCTTCAACGCGGGGACCCATGCCGTTACCGGCATCGATCATGTGATCGTCGGTGTCCGCGATCTGGAAGCCGCTGCGGCGCGGTGGACAAAGCTCGGCTTCCACCTTACCCCGCGCGGCCGGCATATCGGCTGGGGCACCGGCAATTACTGCATCATGTTCGCTGGCGACTACATCGAACTCCTCGGCATCATCGATCCCCAGCAATTCACCAATAATCTCGAACAGTTCGTAAAGACCCGCGAAGGGTTGCTGGGCCTCGCCTTCGCCGGCCGTGACGAGGCTGAATGCGCCCGGGAACTGCGCGCTGCGAACCTGCCCTTTGAGGGGCCAAAGGTCCTCAAACGCGAGCTGGAACTGCCGGAAGGCACGGTCTTGCCCGAATTCGGTCTGATCATGCTGCCGCCGGCCGTGACCCCGGGCCTGTCCGCCTTCGTCACCGTGCACAAGACGCCGGAATTGCTTCGCCAGCCGGAATGGCTGCGCCACGCTAACCGCGCGACCGGCCTCGTTTCCATGACAGTGGTCGTCGACGATCCCGTCGATACGGCGTTTGGCTGGCTGCCCGTCTTCGGCCCCAACCGCATCTCGACCGCCAATCTCGTGACGGTGATCGACACCGGCCATGGCGCCATCCGCTTCACCACCAAGGCGGGCCTCGCCCAGCTTTACCCGGCGCTGGTGCCCTTGCCGGAATACCCCACGCCCTGGATTGCCGCGTTGAAGATCTCGGTCGCCGACAAGGCGCGTTGCCGCGACCATCTGCACTTTGCCAACATCCTTGCCTTCAAGACCGGCAAGGGCTGCATCGTGCCCCCTGAGGAAGCCAACGGCGTTATCATCGAATTCGTCCAGGAATAA
- a CDS encoding class I SAM-dependent methyltransferase — protein MTATTQESDALYHDPRLADFYDLDNGWYDDTRTCLKLSEGAASVLDLGCGTGLLASAIAKEFAIAQSGARVTGVDPAPAMLDIARRRDGGTAVTWVEGDGRSVRLNERFDFILMTGHAFQCLLTDADQLALLKTIAAHLTPTGRFIFDSRNPKGREWLEWNPKASHRFVTHPKHGQVESWNDYTYDEPTGVVTYGTYYRLGNGDLLAAKSKIRFGSQENLARLIAEAGLAVDRWMGDWLGADYTPASKEIIPLGRLA, from the coding sequence ATGACAGCCACCACGCAGGAGAGCGACGCGCTCTACCACGACCCGCGCCTTGCCGATTTCTACGATCTCGACAACGGTTGGTATGACGACACCCGCACCTGTCTGAAATTGTCGGAAGGCGCCGCGAGCGTCCTCGATCTCGGCTGCGGGACGGGGCTGCTCGCCAGTGCTATCGCGAAAGAGTTTGCCATCGCCCAAAGCGGTGCGCGTGTCACCGGCGTAGATCCGGCGCCGGCGATGCTCGACATCGCGCGCCGCCGCGATGGCGGGACCGCCGTCACCTGGGTCGAAGGCGATGGCCGCAGCGTGCGCTTGAACGAACGCTTCGATTTCATCCTGATGACCGGTCACGCTTTCCAATGCCTGCTGACCGATGCCGATCAGCTGGCCTTGCTCAAGACCATCGCCGCGCATCTCACGCCCACCGGCCGCTTCATCTTCGACAGCCGCAACCCCAAGGGCCGCGAATGGCTGGAATGGAACCCCAAGGCATCGCATCGCTTCGTGACGCATCCCAAACACGGACAGGTCGAATCCTGGAACGACTATACCTATGACGAGCCGACGGGCGTCGTGACCTATGGCACTTACTATCGCCTCGGCAACGGCGATCTCCTCGCCGCCAAATCGAAGATCCGTTTCGGTAGCCAGGAAAACCTCGCGCGGCTGATCGCAGAAGCCGGCCTCGCTGTCGACCGCTGGATGGGCGATTGGCTGGGCGCCGATTACACGCCGGCCTCGAAAGAGATCATACCATTGGGCCGTCTAGCCTAG